Proteins encoded together in one Roseibacterium elongatum DSM 19469 window:
- the aroA gene encoding 3-phosphoshikimate 1-carboxyvinyltransferase, with protein sequence MSGHGDPVPMMARKGAALTGEAHVPGDKSISHRSLILGAMAVGETRITGLLEGQDVLDTAKAMRAFGAEVRRDGDGTWHVHGVGVGGFAEPDDVLDCGNSGTGVRLIMGAMATTPITVTFTGDASLRSRPMARVTDPLALFGCRSVGRAGGRLPMTLVGAAAPLPVRYTVPVPSAQVKSAVLLAGLNAPGQTVVIEAEATRDHTERMLAGFGAEITTEVTDEGRVITLTGQPELRPQTITVPRDPSSAAFPVCAALIAEGSDVLVPNIGLNPTRAGLFETLIEMGADLTYENLREEGGEPVADLRARYSPDMTGVEVPPARAASMIDEYPILSVVAANAAGPTVMRGVKELRVKESDRIAAMADGLRACGVEVEDGPDWWIVHGRGAGGVKGGATCATHLDHRIAMSFLCLGLSTQAPVGVDDGGPIATSFPIFEPLMRGLGAEIDRA encoded by the coding sequence ATGTCCGGCCATGGCGATCCGGTTCCGATGATGGCCCGCAAGGGCGCCGCGCTGACGGGCGAGGCGCATGTGCCCGGCGACAAGTCGATTTCGCACCGATCCTTGATCCTGGGCGCGATGGCCGTGGGCGAGACGCGCATCACGGGTCTGCTGGAAGGGCAGGACGTGTTGGACACGGCCAAGGCGATGCGCGCCTTTGGGGCCGAGGTCAGGCGCGACGGCGACGGCACCTGGCATGTGCATGGTGTCGGCGTGGGCGGCTTCGCCGAGCCCGACGACGTGCTTGACTGCGGCAATTCGGGCACCGGCGTGCGCCTGATCATGGGGGCGATGGCCACGACCCCGATTACCGTGACCTTCACCGGCGATGCCTCGCTGCGGTCGCGGCCGATGGCGCGGGTGACGGACCCCTTGGCGCTGTTCGGCTGCCGGTCGGTGGGGCGCGCGGGCGGGCGTTTGCCCATGACGCTGGTCGGCGCGGCCGCGCCGTTGCCGGTGCGCTACACCGTGCCCGTCCCCTCGGCGCAGGTGAAATCGGCCGTGCTGCTGGCCGGGCTGAACGCGCCGGGCCAGACCGTCGTGATCGAGGCCGAGGCGACGCGCGACCATACCGAACGGATGCTGGCGGGCTTCGGCGCCGAGATCACCACCGAGGTCACGGATGAGGGCCGTGTCATCACCCTGACCGGCCAGCCGGAACTGAGGCCGCAGACGATCACCGTGCCGCGCGATCCCTCCAGCGCGGCGTTTCCGGTCTGCGCCGCGCTGATCGCCGAGGGCTCGGACGTGCTGGTGCCGAATATCGGGCTGAACCCCACGCGCGCCGGCCTGTTCGAGACGCTGATCGAGATGGGCGCCGACCTGACCTATGAAAACCTGCGCGAGGAAGGGGGCGAGCCGGTCGCCGACCTGCGCGCGCGCTATTCGCCCGACATGACGGGGGTCGAGGTGCCCCCCGCCCGCGCCGCCAGCATGATCGACGAATATCCGATCCTGTCGGTCGTGGCGGCCAATGCCGCGGGGCCCACGGTCATGCGCGGCGTCAAGGAACTGCGCGTCAAGGAAAGCGACCGGATCGCCGCCATGGCTGACGGCTTGCGCGCCTGCGGGGTCGAGGTCGAGGATGGCCCCGATTGGTGGATCGTGCACGGGCGCGGCGCGGGGGGCGTGAAAGGGGGCGCGACCTGCGCCACTCATCTCGATCATCGGATCGCGATGTCGTTCCTGTGCCTCGGTCTTTCGACACAGGCGCCTGTGGGCGTGGATGACGGCGGCCCCATTGCCACGAGCTTCCCGATTTTCGAGCCGCTGATGCGCGGCCTCGGGGCCGAGATCGACAGGGCTTGA
- the trmB gene encoding tRNA (guanosine(46)-N7)-methyltransferase TrmB: MQDLPKRPHRNFYGRRKGKHLRDSQEVYLEQDLTALSPGPVGWDENPERRPLDLGDLFGGREVWLEVGFGGGEHMIHQAEQNPQVGIIGAEPYINGVAMLLGKIRASGVDNLRIHPGDARDLFDVLPDQSISKAFLLYPDPWPKKRHHRRRFVTPEHLEPLARVLKPGAEFRVATDIPDYVRQTLEEVPRAGFEWLAEGPRDWREPWGDWISTRYEQKALREGRVPHYLTFRRR, translated from the coding sequence ATGCAAGACCTGCCCAAGCGCCCGCACCGCAATTTCTACGGCCGCCGCAAGGGCAAGCACCTGCGCGACAGTCAGGAGGTCTATCTGGAACAGGACCTGACCGCCCTGTCGCCCGGGCCTGTCGGTTGGGACGAGAACCCCGAGCGGCGGCCGCTGGACCTTGGCGATCTGTTCGGCGGGCGCGAAGTCTGGCTCGAGGTCGGGTTCGGCGGTGGTGAGCACATGATCCATCAGGCCGAGCAGAACCCGCAGGTCGGGATCATCGGGGCAGAACCCTACATCAACGGCGTGGCCATGCTGCTGGGCAAGATCCGGGCGAGCGGTGTGGACAACCTGCGCATCCATCCCGGCGATGCGCGCGACCTGTTCGACGTGCTGCCGGATCAATCCATCTCCAAGGCCTTCCTGCTCTACCCCGATCCCTGGCCGAAAAAGCGCCACCACCGCCGCCGCTTCGTGACACCCGAACACCTTGAGCCGCTGGCGCGTGTTCTCAAGCCGGGGGCCGAGTTCCGCGTGGCGACCGATATCCCGGACTATGTCCGCCAGACGCTGGAGGAGGTGCCGCGCGCGGGGTTCGAGTGGCTGGCCGAGGGGCCGCGCGATTGGCGCGAACCCTGGGGCGACTGGATCTCGACCCGCTATGAGCAGAAGGCTCTGCGCGAGGGGCGCGTGCCACACTACCTGACCTTTCGGCGGCGCTGA
- the asnB gene encoding asparagine synthase (glutamine-hydrolyzing): MCGFVCLWNVGDETLASKMIHKIAHRGPDAVQVARLEGAPVVMAHCRLSIIGPEDGDQPIYQTGDMLVANGEIYNHADLRAILGESAFETESDSETILHLFRSGESRWISKLDGMFAFVLATPKRVIAARDPLGIKPLYVARIGGGHAFASELKAFDGVPVESVEAIPPGTLFDSRDGWRHWYRTPHGAAEAEAEFDVDRTARELRLVLEEAVAKWMVADVEVGSFLSGGLDSSIIAAIAQKGLRDQGRGPLKTFSVGTEGSPDLLAARRVADHIGSDHREHVFTAQDLADAIPHVIYHLESADIDLVRSAIPTLFAAQLAVKEVKAVLTGEGADELFAGYAYHHDYVDNPRALADELTRSLGTMHNINLQRVDRVTMSESLEARTPFLDRELIDFAQSIPASLKLCRTDPQAKESTGETTEKWILRKACADLLPADLVWRKKAQFDEGSGTVDTLAEALRLLTGAVGEVDRDGEGALYERILRQRFETPERILAAAGTWDSSARVAV; the protein is encoded by the coding sequence ATGTGCGGCTTCGTCTGTCTCTGGAATGTCGGAGACGAAACGCTCGCGTCGAAAATGATCCACAAGATCGCCCATCGCGGGCCCGACGCTGTGCAGGTCGCGCGGCTTGAGGGCGCGCCCGTGGTCATGGCCCATTGCCGCCTGTCGATCATCGGGCCCGAGGATGGCGACCAGCCGATCTACCAGACGGGCGACATGCTGGTGGCCAATGGCGAGATCTACAACCACGCTGACCTGCGTGCGATCCTTGGCGAAAGCGCCTTCGAGACGGAAAGCGACAGCGAAACGATCCTGCACCTGTTCCGCTCGGGCGAAAGCCGCTGGATTTCCAAGCTGGATGGCATGTTTGCCTTTGTGTTGGCCACGCCCAAGCGCGTGATCGCCGCGCGCGACCCTTTGGGCATCAAGCCGCTTTACGTGGCCAGGATCGGGGGCGGCCATGCCTTTGCCTCGGAACTCAAGGCGTTTGACGGGGTGCCCGTCGAAAGCGTCGAGGCGATCCCGCCCGGCACCCTTTTCGACAGCCGCGATGGCTGGCGGCACTGGTATCGCACGCCCCATGGCGCCGCCGAGGCCGAGGCCGAGTTCGACGTGGACCGCACCGCGCGCGAGTTGCGGCTGGTTCTGGAAGAGGCCGTGGCGAAATGGATGGTCGCGGATGTCGAAGTGGGCAGTTTCCTGTCTGGGGGGCTCGACAGCTCGATCATCGCGGCCATCGCGCAGAAGGGGCTGCGCGATCAGGGACGCGGGCCGCTCAAGACCTTTTCCGTGGGCACCGAAGGCTCGCCCGACCTGCTGGCCGCGCGGCGCGTCGCCGACCACATCGGATCGGACCACCGCGAGCATGTCTTCACGGCGCAGGATCTGGCCGACGCCATTCCGCATGTGATCTACCATCTCGAATCCGCCGATATCGACCTGGTGCGTTCGGCCATTCCGACGCTGTTCGCCGCCCAACTGGCCGTCAAAGAGGTCAAGGCCGTCCTGACCGGAGAGGGGGCGGACGAGCTGTTCGCCGGCTACGCCTATCACCACGACTACGTGGACAACCCCCGCGCCCTGGCCGATGAGCTGACCCGCAGCCTGGGCACGATGCACAACATCAACCTGCAACGGGTGGACCGCGTGACCATGTCCGAAAGCCTCGAGGCGCGGACACCGTTCCTGGACCGCGAATTGATCGACTTCGCCCAGTCGATCCCGGCCAGCCTGAAACTCTGCCGCACCGACCCGCAGGCCAAGGAAAGCACCGGCGAGACGACCGAGAAATGGATCCTGCGCAAGGCCTGCGCCGATCTTTTGCCCGCCGATCTGGTGTGGCGCAAGAAGGCCCAATTCGACGAAGGCTCGGGCACGGTCGATACGCTGGCCGAGGCGCTGCGCCTGCTGACCGGCGCGGTGGGCGAGGTGGATCGCGACGGCGAAGGGGCGCTTTACGAACGCATCCTGCGCCAGCGGTTCGAGACCCCCGAGCGCATCCTTGCCGCGGCCGGCACCTGGGACAGCAGCGCGCGCGTGGCTGTCTGA
- the cls gene encoding cardiolipin synthase produces the protein MLPLLIAVVSTLGLALAVMLSWRAAQSARTPQGAVGWVVFLLSAPYIGIFVYAIFGPHRYMRKSRLRRASRDLFDDKRPDPARADAVAVGGFDRRPFERIANLPFVAGNSVDLLIDGQAAFDAMFAAIDRAETDLLVQFYTFRDDRIGTEMIDRLIAAAERGVGVRLYTDAVGSSGLSRAAIRRMEAAGIEGVAGRRRTPLVRRLQINFRNHRKTLIVDGREAFIGGLNVGDEYLGRDPEIGAWRDTFCRITGPMVLQLQVVFAEDWHWLTGQSLRNEIGWSRPQETGTVEGLTVATGPTEDEDGASAMYFAAISAARQRVWISSPYCVPDLALLSALKLAAARGCDVRLLLPERIDHHLPWLAAFAYFDELTAAGVGIWRYQAGFVHQKVFLVDDGLCGIGSTNFDNRSFRLNFETMGVFLDHPLAEQVEDMLSADFANATRLTKTLGEQPLTIRLGAPLARLVAPVL, from the coding sequence ATGTTGCCACTGTTGATCGCTGTCGTCTCGACCCTGGGGCTTGCCCTTGCCGTTATGCTCAGCTGGCGGGCGGCGCAATCGGCGCGCACCCCGCAGGGCGCGGTGGGTTGGGTCGTGTTCCTGCTGAGCGCGCCTTATATCGGTATCTTCGTCTACGCGATTTTCGGGCCGCACCGCTACATGCGCAAAAGCCGCCTGCGGCGGGCCAGCCGCGACCTGTTCGACGACAAGCGGCCGGACCCGGCGCGGGCGGACGCGGTGGCCGTGGGGGGCTTTGATCGCCGTCCGTTCGAACGCATCGCCAATCTGCCCTTCGTCGCCGGCAACAGCGTCGACTTGCTGATCGACGGTCAGGCTGCCTTCGACGCCATGTTCGCGGCCATCGACCGGGCCGAGACGGATCTGCTGGTGCAGTTCTACACCTTTCGCGACGACAGGATCGGAACCGAGATGATCGACCGGCTGATCGCCGCGGCAGAGCGCGGGGTCGGCGTCAGGCTTTATACCGATGCGGTCGGCTCCAGCGGGTTGAGCCGCGCCGCCATCCGGCGCATGGAAGCGGCCGGGATCGAGGGGGTCGCGGGCCGACGCCGAACACCCCTTGTACGCCGGCTTCAGATCAACTTTCGCAACCACCGCAAGACCCTGATCGTCGATGGGCGCGAGGCCTTCATCGGCGGGCTTAACGTGGGTGACGAATACCTTGGACGCGACCCCGAGATCGGCGCGTGGCGCGACACGTTCTGTCGCATCACCGGGCCGATGGTGCTGCAATTGCAGGTCGTGTTTGCCGAAGACTGGCACTGGCTGACCGGGCAATCGCTGCGCAACGAGATCGGCTGGTCGCGCCCGCAGGAGACCGGCACGGTCGAGGGCCTGACCGTCGCCACCGGCCCCACCGAGGACGAGGACGGCGCATCGGCGATGTATTTCGCGGCCATCTCGGCGGCCCGCCAACGGGTCTGGATCAGTTCCCCCTATTGCGTGCCCGACCTGGCGCTGCTGTCGGCGTTGAAACTGGCCGCTGCGCGCGGCTGTGACGTGCGCCTGCTGCTGCCCGAGCGCATCGACCACCATTTGCCCTGGCTGGCGGCCTTTGCCTATTTCGACGAGTTGACCGCGGCCGGGGTCGGCATCTGGCGGTATCAGGCCGGGTTCGTGCATCAAAAGGTCTTTCTGGTCGATGACGGGCTGTGCGGGATCGGCAGCACGAATTTCGACAACCGCTCGTTCCGGCTGAACTTCGAAACGATGGGGGTGTTTCTGGATCACCCCTTGGCCGAGCAGGTCGAAGACATGCTGAGCGCCGATTTCGCAAACGCCACGCGGCTGACCAAGACCTTGGGCGAACAACCCCTCACCATCCGCCTGGGCGCGCCTCTGGCGCGGTTGGTGGCGCCTGTGCTTTAA
- a CDS encoding site-2 protease family protein, with protein MFSHSIRLFDLFGFEIRIDASWLLIAALIVWSLSSGYFPQVLPGLDPTGYLILSVVAMLGLFGSLILHELAHSLVARRYGLGVGGITLFLFGGVAQLEDEPQSAASEFWIAIAGPAMSFALAGAFGLIALVAGDGVAGMLVAYLASINLILAVFNLVPAFPLDGGRVLRAWLWNRSGDMLEATRKASTAGTVFALFLMGLGLFSVMSGGGIGGVWMGLIGLFVLNASRGTYQHLVTQTSLRGVRVSELMTSNPYCAQPDMTLADVADHVMLAHGVSFLPVVENGVLLGHVDTALMRAVPRAEWTRTAVGDVFAPLDDSTMIAAHAPAAEALDKLAGGGQRKLLVADGRRLQGVLSVRDLMGHISVMQELGRGVGSPPR; from the coding sequence ATGTTTTCTCATTCGATCCGTCTGTTCGACCTGTTCGGGTTCGAAATCCGCATCGATGCCAGTTGGCTGCTGATCGCCGCCCTGATCGTCTGGAGCCTGTCCTCGGGCTATTTCCCGCAGGTTCTGCCGGGACTCGACCCCACCGGGTATCTGATCCTGTCGGTGGTGGCGATGCTGGGCCTGTTCGGCAGCCTGATCCTGCATGAACTGGCGCATTCGCTGGTCGCGCGGCGCTACGGTCTGGGCGTGGGGGGCATCACCCTGTTCCTGTTCGGTGGCGTCGCGCAGTTGGAGGACGAGCCGCAAAGCGCCGCCTCGGAATTCTGGATCGCGATCGCCGGGCCGGCGATGAGTTTCGCGCTGGCCGGGGCCTTTGGTCTGATCGCGCTCGTTGCCGGTGACGGGGTGGCCGGGATGCTTGTCGCTTACCTCGCCTCGATCAACCTGATCCTGGCGGTGTTCAACCTCGTGCCGGCCTTTCCGCTCGATGGCGGGCGGGTGCTGCGCGCCTGGCTCTGGAACCGCTCGGGCGACATGCTCGAGGCGACGCGCAAGGCCAGCACGGCGGGCACCGTCTTTGCCCTGTTCCTGATGGGTCTGGGGCTGTTTTCGGTGATGTCGGGCGGCGGCATCGGCGGGGTCTGGATGGGCCTGATCGGCCTCTTCGTGCTGAATGCCAGCCGCGGCACCTATCAGCATCTCGTCACGCAGACCAGCCTGCGCGGGGTCCGCGTGTCCGAGTTGATGACGTCCAATCCTTATTGCGCGCAGCCCGACATGACATTGGCCGATGTGGCCGATCACGTGATGCTGGCCCATGGCGTCAGCTTCCTGCCCGTGGTCGAGAACGGTGTCCTGCTGGGGCATGTGGACACCGCGCTGATGCGGGCGGTCCCCCGCGCCGAGTGGACGCGGACAGCGGTGGGCGATGTCTTTGCCCCACTGGATGACAGCACGATGATCGCCGCGCATGCCCCGGCGGCCGAGGCACTGGACAAGCTTGCCGGCGGGGGCCAGCGCAAGCTGCTGGTGGCCGATGGGCGCCGATTGCAGGGCGTTCTGAGCGTGCGCGACCTGATGGGCCATATCAGTGTCATGCAGGAACTGGGGCGCGGCGTCGGCTCCCCACCCCGCTAG
- a CDS encoding (d)CMP kinase, whose product MSFTVAIDGPAAAGKGTISRAVAAHFGFAHLDTGLLYRAVGARMLRGEDPVGAAEGLTQEDLADPDALRGPDVAQAASKVAVIPEVRAALVDYQRAFARRAGGAVLDGRDIGTVICPEAEAKLFVTASAEVRAARRHSELTERGIAADYADVLSDVRERDARDANRAVAPLLPAEDAAIVDTSDLSIEAAVARAVAEIRARRG is encoded by the coding sequence ATGAGCTTTACCGTGGCCATTGATGGCCCTGCCGCTGCGGGCAAGGGCACGATCAGCCGGGCTGTTGCTGCGCATTTCGGCTTTGCCCATCTCGATACCGGGCTTCTTTACCGGGCCGTGGGCGCGCGCATGCTGCGCGGCGAAGACCCCGTTGGCGCGGCGGAGGGCCTGACGCAAGAGGACCTTGCCGATCCCGATGCCCTGCGCGGCCCGGACGTGGCGCAGGCCGCGTCGAAGGTGGCCGTCATCCCCGAGGTGCGCGCCGCGCTGGTCGATTATCAGCGCGCCTTTGCGCGGCGGGCAGGGGGGGCGGTGCTGGACGGGCGCGACATCGGCACCGTGATCTGCCCCGAGGCCGAGGCCAAGCTGTTCGTGACCGCCAGCGCCGAGGTGCGCGCGGCCCGCCGCCACAGCGAATTGACCGAACGCGGGATCGCGGCCGACTATGCCGATGTGCTGTCCGATGTGCGCGAGCGCGACGCGCGCGATGCCAACAGGGCTGTCGCGCCCCTGCTCCCCGCCGAGGATGCGGCGATCGTCGATACATCGGACCTGAGTATCGAGGCGGCGGTGGCCCGGGCCGTGGCCGAAATCAGGGCGCGCCGCGGCTGA